A section of the Girardinichthys multiradiatus isolate DD_20200921_A chromosome 5, DD_fGirMul_XY1, whole genome shotgun sequence genome encodes:
- the LOC124868466 gene encoding ATP-dependent RNA helicase DHX15, with the protein MSKRHRVDLSDDYSSSKKRSDGRDRDRDRDREDRSRDRDRDRDRDRDRDRERDSKPSAVPSNSMPSVSSLPLLKQMTVHQQINPFTNLPHTPRYYEILKKRLQLPVWEYKESFSDIITRHQSFVLVGETGSGKTTQIPQWCVDMVRALPGPKRAVACTQPRRVAAMSVAQRVADEMDVMLGQEVGYSIRFEDCSSAKTILKYMTDGMLLREAMNDPLLERYGVIILDEAHERTLATDILMGVLKEVVRQRQDLKVIVMSATLDAGKFQVYFDSCPLLTIPGRTHPVEIFYTPEPERDYLEAAIRTVIQIHMCEEDEGDVLLFLTGQEEIDEACKRIKREVDDLGPEVGDIKIIPLYSTLPPQQQQRIFEPPPPRKPNGAIGRKVVVSTNIAETSLTIDGVVFVIDPGFAKQKVYNPRIRVESLLVTAISKASAQQRAGRAGRTRPGKCFRLYTEKAYKTEMQDNTYPEILRSNLGSVVLQLKKLGIDDLVHFDFMDPPAPETLMRALELLNYLAALNDDGDLTELGSMMAEFPLDPQLAKMVIASCEFNCSNEILSITAMLSVPQCFVRPTEAKKAADESKMRFAHIDGDHLTLLNVYHAFKQNHESNQWCYDNFVNYRSLMSADNVRQQLSRIMDRFSLPRRSTEFTSRDYYINIRRALCTGFFMQVAHLERTGHYLTVKDNQVVQLHPSTVLDHKPEWVLYNEFVLTTKNYIRTCTDIKPEWLVKIAPQYYEMSNFPQCEAKRQLERIIAKLESKEYSQY; encoded by the exons ATGTCCAAAAGACACCGTGTGGATTTGAGCGATGATTACTCCTCCAGTAAGAAGCGGTCTGACGG GAGAGACCGGGACCGCGACAGAGACCGCGAGGACCGTTCCAGAGACAGGGACCGAGACAGAGATCGGGACAGGGACAGAGACCGGGAGAGGGACTCAAAGCCGTCAGCAGTTCCCTCTAACAGCATGCCGTCGGTTTCAAGCTTACCTTTGCTCAAGCAGATGACCGTGCACCAGCAGATTAACCCATTCACCAATCTGCCACACACGCCGCGCTACTACGAGATCCTGAAGAAAAGGTTACAGCTTCCAGTGTGGGAGTACAAAGAAAGTTTCAGCGATATCATCACACGTCACCAGAGCTTTGTCCTCGTCGGAGAGACGGGCTCTGGAAAAACAACACAG ATTCCACAGTGGTGTGTGGACATGGTGAGGGCCTTGCCTGGTCCCAAGCGGGCTGTAGCTTGTACTCAGCCAAGGAGAGTGGCTGCCATGAGTGTGGCTCAAAGGGTTGCAGATGAAATGGATGTCATGCTCGGACAGGAAGTTGGCTACTCCATCAGATTTGAGGACTGCAGTTCTGCCAAGACTATACTGAA GTACATGACAGATGGTATGCTACTGAGAGAGGCTATGAATGATCCTCTGCTGGAGCGATATGGCGTCATCATTCTGGATGAGGCCCACGAGCGAACTCTCGCCACAGATATCCTGATGGGTGTGTTAAAGGAAGTGGTCCGCCAAAGACAGGATCTGAag GTAATTGTGATGAGTGCCACCCTGGATGCAGGAAAGTTCCAAGTCTACTTCGACAGCTGCCCTCTGCTGACCATTCCTGGGCGCACACATCCTGTAGAGATCTTCTACACCCCTGAACCAGAGCGGGACTACCTGGAGGCAGCCATTCGTACCGTCATTCAGATTCATATGTGTGAGGAGGATGAAGGTGACGTCCTTCTGTTCCTCACAGGTCAAGAG gaaATTGATGAAGCCTGCAAGAGAATCAAAAGAGAAGTTGATGACCTTGGCCCTGAAGTCGGAGACATCAAAATTATTCCACTGTATTCCACGTTGCCCCCACAGCAGCAGCAAAGGATCTTTGAGCCACCTCCTCCAAGAAAGCCAAATGGTGCTATAGGGAGGAAG GTTGTGGTGTCAACAAATATCGCCGAGACCTCTCTAACAATTGATGGTGTCGTGTTTGTCATTGACCCTGGATTTGCCAAACAGAAG GTGTACAATCCCCGTATCAGAGTGGAGTCTCTGCTAGTCACAGCCATCAGTAAAGCTTCGGCACAGCAGAGGGCAGGAAGAGCCGGCAGAACACGTCCGGGGAAATGTTTCCGCCTCTACACAGAGAAGGCCTACAAAACAGAGATGCAG GATAACACATACCCAGAGATTCTGCGGTCCAACTTGGGATCTGTTGTGCTACAGTTGAAAAAGCTGGGCATTGATGACCTTGTCCACTTTGACTTCATGGACCCTCCTG CTCCTGAAACACTAATGAGAGCTCTGGAGCTGCTGAATTATCTGGCTGCTCTCAATGATGACGGCGACCTGACTGAGCTTGGCTCCATGATGGCAGAATTCCCACTGGATCCCCAGCTGGCGAAGATGGTCATAGCAAGCTGCGAGTTTAACTGCTCGAATGAGATCCTCTCCATCACTGCCATGCTGTCAG TCCCACAGTGTTTTGTCCGTCCCACGGAGGCTAAGAAGGCAGCGGACGAGTCCAAGATGAGGTTTGCTCACATTGACGGAGACCACTTGACGCTGCTCAACGTCTACCACGCCTTCAAACAAA ACCACGAATCTAACCAGTGGTGTTATGACAACTTTGTCAACTACCGCTCGCTGATGTCTGCTGACAATGTACGTCAGCAGCTGTCCAGGATCATGGACCGCTTCAGTCTGCCTCGGCGGAGCACAGAGTTCACCAGCAGAGATTACTACATCAACATCCGACGAGCGCTCTGCACCGGCTTCTTCATGCAG GTGGCTCATTTGGAGCGCACAGGCCATTACCTCACAGTGAAAGACAACCAGGTGGTCCAGCTGCATCCATCCACAGTCCTGGACCACAAGCCTGAGTGGGTGCTCTACAATGAGTTTGTTCTGACCACCAAGAACTACATCCGAACTTGCACAGATATCAAACCAGAGTG GTTGGTGAAGATCGCACCCCAGTACTATGAAATGAGTAACTTTCCACAATGTGAAGCTAAACGACAGCTGGAGCGAATTATTGCCAAACTTGAGAGCAAAGAATACTCTCAGTACTGA
- the LOC124868467 gene encoding solute carrier family 22 member 7-like, giving the protein MKFENVLDDINGFGKFQIMIIVLSFLGRFTLPCHFMLNNFVAATPAHHCDISSLGDFLNLSQAERIIVSVPVETDGSPSSCWMFAKPQYHLLLNSSDVIDAPTEPCQNGWVYDNTTFKSTITSEWDLVCDRRGKNKATTTIFFVGVMFGAISFGSLSDRFGRRIMLLVSYVSSMLFAVASAFSTTYVMFAVLRFFTGFCITGIVIVSVTLSLEWVDIEHRKLVGLIDGLSWSFGNIVFSAIAYFVTDWRWLIVSVTSPLILSIITWRWMPDSARWLIASGKLEQAQMYLKKCAKMNRREDFIHTLKEETLSTIVVRETKGRTYTYLDLIRTPKMRKLALQTGVLWFCVATTFYGISFNITGLGINMYLTQFTFGLIEVPSKVSVYFLLDKIGRRNTEMGALLLVALCLGINIVIPKDMSVVRTVVAIVGKGFSSASFGTVVLYSSELYPTVVRQNGMGYNSFMARLGVAVSPLILLLDDVWKELPQVVLCSTAVLGGLVARTLAETRNKCLPETIEDIEEKKPHQNK; this is encoded by the exons ATGAAGTTTGAGAATGTTCTTGATGATATTAATGGATTTGGAAAATTCCAGATAATGATCATTGTGCTCAGCTTTCTAGGTCGCTTCACGCTTCCCTGCCACTTCATGCTCAATAATTTTGTCGCAGCAACACCAGCTCACCACTGTGACATCAGCTCTCTGGGTGATTTTCTGAATTTATCTCAGGCAGAGAGAATTATTGTGAGTGTCCCAGTGGAGACGGATGGGAGTCCGAGCTCCTGTTGGATGTTTGCGAAGCCTCAGTATCATCTGTTGCTTAACTCCTCCGATGTTATTGATGCACCCACTGAGCCGTGCCAGAACGGATGGGTGTACGACAACACAACCTTCAAATCAACTATAACCTCGGAG TGGGACCTTGTGTGTGATAGAAGAGGGAAAAATAAAGCAACAACCACCATCTTCTTTGTTGGAGTAATGTTTGGAGCCATATCTTTTGGAAGTCTAAGTGACAG GTTTGGGCGCAGGATCATGCTCCTGGTGTCATATGTGTCTAGCATGCTGTTTGCTGTAGCAAGCGCATTTTCTACGACCTACGTAATGTTTGCAGTTTTGAGGTTCTTCACTGGGTTCTGCATCACTGGCATTGTCATCGTCTCAGTCACTCTCA GTTTGGAGTGGGTGGACATTGAGCACAGGAAGCTGGTGGGCCTGATCGATGGTTTATCCTGGTCATTTGGCAACATAGTATTTTCAGCCATTGCCTACTTTGTGACTGACTGGCGTTGGCTGATTGTCAGTGTTACATCACCTTTAATCTTATCCATCATCACTTGGAG GTGGATGCCTGACTCAGCAAGGTGGCTCATTGCCAGTGGAAAACTGGAGCAGGCTCAGATGTACCTGAAAAAATGTGCCAAGATGAATCGAAGAGAAGATTTCATTCACACGCTTAAAGAAGAG ACATTATCCACTATTGTAGTGAGGGAGACAAAAGGACGAACTTATACCTACCTTGATTTGATTCGAACACCAAAGATGAGGAAGCTAGCCCTGCAAACTGGTGTATTATG GTTTTGTGTTGCAACAACGTTTTACGGCATCAGCTTCAACATCACAGGCTTGGGCATCAATATGTACCTTACTCAGTTTACCTTCGGTTTAATTGAAGTGCCATCCAAAGTATCAGTTTACTTTTTGCTAGATAAAATAGGCAGGCGCAACACTGAGATGGGAGCTCTGCTGTTAGTTGCTCTCTGTCTCGGAATCAACATTGTGATACCAAAAG ATATGTCTGTTGTCAGAACAGTTGTTGCAATCGTTGGAAAGGGGTTTTCGTCAGCCTCCTTTGGAACTGTTGTGCTGTACAGTTCTGAGCTGTATCCAACTGTAGTTAG GCAGAATGGAATGGGCTACAACTCCTTCATGGCTCGGCTCGGAGTTGCCGTGTCTCCTTTGATCCTGTTACTGGACGACGTTTGGAAGGAACTTCCGCAGGTGGTCTTGTGCTCAACAGCTGTACTGGGAGGACTGGTGGCGAGGACGTTGGCAGAGACACGCAACAAGTGTCTGCCAGAGACAATTGAGgatattgaagaaaaaaaacctcatcAGAACAAGTAG
- the LOC124867941 gene encoding solute carrier family 22 member 7-like, with amino-acid sequence MKFENVLVEVNGFGRFQIRLILLLVIPRVTLPFHFLLNNFIAVIPSHHCDISSLDYGDRFRNLSLEDKLVVSIPLQRDGSLSLCQMFPEPQYHLLYNSTNTTDLLTIPCQDGWVYDHSTFKSTLATEWDLVCDKRSVNRATATIFFMGVMAGAAAFGYHSDRFGRKITLLVSYIITTIFGFASAFSYNFAMFAAMRFFTGFGISGISIVSIVLCIEWINIKHRTLVGVLMSLDWSLSTILLPAVAYFVNDWRYLTVTVTTPLLLAMICWWWLPESARWLISNGKVKNAHFYLTKCAQFNHREEFMADLKPEVLSKIILVEDKNRKYSYVDLVRTPRMRQLALLTGIVWFGVACVYYGISLNVPGFGVGIYLTQFIYGITEVPAKVFIIFFLNKIGRRLTQAGSLFLTGLCIVSNMFIPQNQWTARIVVGASGKMFAEAAFTTVFLYTAELYPTVMRQNGLGYSSFMARIGVSLSPLVIILEDFWSYLPSIIFSLVAFTAVVSASFLPETVNVRLPETIEDVEQTRRRSIPTSDEKSTL; translated from the exons ATGAAGTTTGAGAATGTGCTTGTAGAGGTTAATGGCTTCGGGAGATTTCAGATTAGGTTGATTCTCTTGCTGGTCATTCCTCGAGTGACTTTGCCATTTCACTTCCTGCTTAATAATTTCATCGCTGTGATTCCCTCTCACCACTGCGACATCAGTTCTTTAGACTATGGAGACAGATTTAGGAATTTATCTCTGGAAGACAAGCTTGTTGTTAGCATCCCTTTGCAGAGGGAtgggagcctgagcttgtgccaGATGTTTCCAGAGCCTCAGTATCACCTGCTGTATAACTCTACAAACACCACCGATCTACTTACAATTCCATGCCAAGATGGATGGGTTTATGACCACAGCACCTTCAAATCCACTCTTGCTACTGAG tGGGACCTGGTTTGTGATAAGAGAAGCGTGAACAGAGCTACAGCCACCATCTTCTTCATGGGGGTCATGGCTGGTGCAGCAGCTTTTGGCTATCATAGTGACAG GTTTGGCCGCAAAATAACCCTTCTGGTGTCCTACATAATAACTACCATCTTTGGTTTTGCGAGTGCATTCTCCTACAATTTTGCCATGTTTGCTGCCATGAGGTTTTTTACTGGATTTGGGATTTCTGGAATCAGTATAGTTTCCATTGTCCTTT GTATAGAATGGATCAACATCAAGCATCGTACCTTGGTGGGAGTTTTAATGAGTTTAGACTGGAGTTTATCAACTATTCTGTTACCTGCTGTGGCCTATTTCGTGAATGACTGGAGATACCTGACCGTCACTGTGACCACCCCACTGTTGTTAGCTATGATCTGTTGGTG GTGGCTTCCTGAGTCTGCCAGATGGCTGATAAGTAATGGAAAAGTAAAGAATGCTCATTTTTACCTCACTAAGTGTGCACAATTCAACCACAGAGAGGAGTTCATGGCTGATCTAAAGCCTGAG GTTCTCTCCAAAATAATACTTGTAgaggacaaaaacagaaaatactcCTATGTGGACCTTGTGAGGACCCCCAGAATGAGGCAGCTTGCTCTACTCACTGGCATCGTTTG GTTTGGAGTGGCCTGCGTCTATTATGGAATCAGCTTGAATGTCCCTGGGTTTGGAGTGGGCATTTATCTCACACAATTCATCTACGGCATCACAGAAGTCCCGGCAAAAGtcttcataattttttttctaaacaaaatAGGCCGAAGATTGACTCAGGCTGGATCGCTTTTTCTCACAGGGCTGTGTATAGTCAGCAACATGTTCATCCCTCAAA ATCAGTGGACTGCAAGGATAGTTGTCGGAGCTTCGGGCAAGATGTTTGCAGAGGCAGCTTTTACAACTGTATTCCTGTACACAGCAGAGCTTTATCCGACTGTCATGag GCAAAACGGACTTGGTTACAGCTCTTTTATGGCCCGTATTGGTGTGTCTCTATCGCCCCTGGTGATAATTCTCGAAGACTTCTGGTCTTACTTGCCGAGTATCATTTTCTCCCTGGTGGCTTTTACAGCTGTTGTGTCAGCTTCTTTTCTTCCTGAGACAGTAAATGTACGTCTTCCAGAGACAATCGAAGACGTGGAACAGACAAG aagACGATCTATACCCACATCTGATGAGAAATCTACTCTGTGA